The Nitrospirota bacterium nucleotide sequence AACAGATGCGGCAGGTCTTCTGGAACCTCGGAATAAATGCTCTTGACGCCGTCTCTGACGGAGGCAGCGTGGACATTTATACGGTCAGGAAAAATAATACCGTAGAGATAATCTTCAAGGACACTGGCACGGGGATAAATCCGGGCGACATGGACAAAATTTTTTATCCCTTCTACACTACAAAGGAAAAAGGGACCGGGCTTGGACTTTCCATTGCCCAGAAGATAGCTGAAGAACACGGCGGCAAGATCGTTGTTAATTCCAGGGGCGCCGGAACAGGAACGACTTTCAGAGTGATATTGCCGGTGATTTGAGAAATGTTTTACCACAGAGAACACAGAGGAAAACAACATCCGCAGATTACACAGATTAACACGGATATTTTGAAGCTATTTTAATCTGTGCAATCTGCGAAATCTGTGGAGGAGCTTTTTCTATGAAAAAGACAAAAGGTAAAATTTTAGTCGTTGACGATGAAAAGAGCATGAGGGAGATCCTTGAGATCTTCCTCAAAAACGAGGGCTACAGCGTAGCCACCGCCGACAACGGCGCTGCGGCAATTGACGCCGTAAAAAAAGACATCTACGATCTTGTCATCACCGACATGAAGATGCCGAAGGCCGGCGGGATGGAGGTTTTAAAAAACGTAAAAGAAATCTCGCCGGAAACCGTAGTGGTAATTGTGACCGCTTTCGGCACGACGGAATCAGCCGTAGAGGCGATGAAGCACGGGGCGTATGACTACATCTCAAAACCGTTTCAGATGGATGAGATCAGGCTTGTTATAAAAAACGCCCTTGAAAAACTGAAGCTCCTGAAAGACGTCTCCATCCTGAAAGAACAGCTAAAGTCGCCGTCCCTTGAAAATATGATCGGCAGCAGCCCGGCGATGCAGGAGATGTTTGCCATAATAACCAAGACCTCCGAGAGTAGCGCGAACGTGCTTATTCTGGGAGAAAGCGGCACCGGCAAAGAGCTTGTCGCAAAGGCGGTCCACAACCTCAGCCTGAGAAAAGACCAGCACTTCGTAGCAATCAATTGCGCGGCGATCCCGGAGGGGCTTCTTGAGAGCGAACTCTTCGGATATATGAGAGGCGCCTTCACAGGCGCCGCGGCCAATAAACAGGGACTGTTTGAACTTGCAAACGACGGCACGCTCTTCCTTGACGAGATCGGAGAAATGCCCATGAACCTGCAGGCAAAGCTCCTGCGAGTTATCGAAGGCGGCGCCTTCCGCCGGGTCGGCGGCGTGGCCGACATAAAGGTTGATGTGAGAATTATTTCCGCCACTAACAAAGACTTAAAAGACCTCATCGAAAAAGGCCTCTTCAGGGAAGACCTCTATTTCAGATTG carries:
- a CDS encoding sigma-54-dependent Fis family transcriptional regulator, with the protein product MKKTKGKILVVDDEKSMREILEIFLKNEGYSVATADNGAAAIDAVKKDIYDLVITDMKMPKAGGMEVLKNVKEISPETVVVIVTAFGTTESAVEAMKHGAYDYISKPFQMDEIRLVIKNALEKLKLLKDVSILKEQLKSPSLENMIGSSPAMQEMFAIITKTSESSANVLILGESGTGKELVAKAVHNLSLRKDQHFVAINCAAIPEGLLESELFGYMRGAFTGAAANKQGLFELANDGTLFLDEIGEMPMNLQAKLLRVIEGGAFRRVGGVADIKVDVRIISATNKDLKDLIEKGLFREDLYFRLNVLSVKIPPLRERRDDIPVLVDHFLKKFAGDKKKFSPDAMEMLKNYRWRGNVRELENIIERVVLLCDREVMGVEHLPEEIRSASTIAKGIAVPSGGMDFEKMMEDMERAYLLKALEQTNGVKTEAAKLLNLTFRSFRHKLKKYGIERKIITD